A section of the Leucoraja erinacea ecotype New England chromosome 31, Leri_hhj_1, whole genome shotgun sequence genome encodes:
- the surf2 gene encoding surfeit locus protein 2: MEPLPGPSAASLPQDLASFLQQHPALQPSADNRVKCSLTGHELPCRLADLQAYTQGKKYQRLMMKEPFNYSQFEPHVVPSTKNPHQLFCKLTIRHINKVPQHVLRHVNGKRYQRALNKYQECVALGIPFVPACLSQKQKRNRDSDRKPRHKSKFWEPDESGSESAGSEDSLSDLYPEKVFSRQEAPGEEAEMNELPNEQNDDDKMDVVTQAPRKRKHPQQNPYIKKKLKKQHPGKSNNGIKF, from the exons ATGGAGCCGCTGCCGGGTCCgagcgctgcttctctgccccAGGACCTCGCCTCCTTCCTGCAGCAACATCCAGCCCTGCAGCCGAGCGCCGACAACCGG GTGAAATGTTCCCTGACTGGGCATGAGTTGCCGTGCCGACTGGCTGATTTACAGGCCTACACACAGGGCAAGAAGTACCAACGCCTGATGATGAAGGAGCCATTTAACTACAGTCAGTTCGAGCCTCACGTTGTGCCCAGCACAAAAAACCC acaTCAGCTGTTCTGTAAGCTAACAATCCGTCACATTAACAAGGTTCCACAACACGTACTCCGGCATGTGAACGGGAAACGGTATCAGCGGGCGCTGAACAAAT ATCAGGAGTGCGTGGCTCTTGGGATCCCCTTCGTCCCAGCGTGCCTGTCCCAAAAGCAAAAACGGAATCGCGACTCTGATCGGAAACCTCGTCACAAATCCAAGTTCTGGGAGCCGGATGAGAGTGGGAGCGAGAGTGCCGGCTCGGAGGATAGTTTGAGCGACCTGTACCCAG AGAAGGTGTTCAGCAGACAAGAAGCACCTGGGGAAGAGGCTGAAATGAATGAACTCCCAAACGAGCAAAATGACGATGATAAGATGGACGTTGTGACACAGGCGCCAAGGAAACGGAAACAC CCACAACAAAATCCTTATATTAAAAAGAAATTGAAGAAACAACATCCTGGAAAATCTAACAATGGCATTAAGTTTTAG